From Thermomonas sp. XSG, one genomic window encodes:
- a CDS encoding ACT domain-containing protein — MPMRLSLLPQDYVIARLPADAPVPAGVLEASGFVSVARTADELSIVCPQAVAPPAPKLDGGWRTLKLHGPFAFDEVGILAALLAPLAQARIGIFAVSTFDTDYLLVKATDLPRALATLRAAGHVLAD; from the coding sequence ATGCCGATGCGCCTTTCATTGTTGCCGCAGGACTACGTGATCGCGCGGCTGCCTGCCGATGCGCCGGTGCCGGCCGGCGTGCTGGAGGCTTCAGGCTTCGTTTCGGTAGCGCGGACGGCCGACGAGCTCTCGATCGTGTGCCCGCAGGCAGTGGCACCGCCGGCGCCGAAGCTGGACGGCGGATGGCGCACGCTCAAGCTGCACGGCCCGTTCGCGTTCGACGAGGTGGGCATCCTCGCGGCCTTGCTGGCGCCTTTGGCGCAGGCGCGGATCGGCATCTTCGCGGTCAGCACCTTCGACACCGACTACCTGCTGGTGAAGGCGACGGACCTGCCGCGCGCGCTGGCCACCCTGCGGGCGGCCGGGCACGTGCTGGCAGACTGA
- a CDS encoding MAPEG family protein yields the protein MAPQQHLVAACAALATLTFVVGLRMLAVRIAEMRARRIPPQAVALSADRAKRLEDSRASDNYNHLFELPVLFYALCAIALATTHVPGWLPAAAWLFVGLRIVHSAIQCSYNRVMHRFTVFLAGFALLATMWVGYALSYLAA from the coding sequence ATGGCTCCACAGCAGCATCTGGTCGCCGCCTGCGCGGCGCTGGCAACACTCACGTTCGTGGTGGGCCTGCGCATGCTGGCGGTGCGCATCGCCGAAATGCGCGCGCGGCGGATCCCCCCGCAGGCGGTGGCACTGTCGGCGGACCGCGCAAAGCGGCTGGAGGACTCCCGCGCCTCTGACAACTACAACCACCTGTTCGAGCTGCCGGTGCTGTTCTACGCGCTGTGCGCGATTGCGCTCGCCACCACCCACGTACCCGGATGGCTACCGGCCGCAGCCTGGCTGTTCGTCGGCCTGCGGATTGTCCACAGCGCGATCCAGTGCAGCTACAACCGGGTGATGCACCGGTTCACCGTGTTCCTTGCCGGCTTCGCCCTGCTGGCCACGATGTGGGTGGGCTACGCGCTGTCGTACCTCGCCGCCTGA